A genomic stretch from Marinimicrobium sp. C6131 includes:
- a CDS encoding phytanoyl-CoA dioxygenase family protein, giving the protein MLKRYDPYPSRTGDAEHIIPRIDPVIYGDGQSNSPHALSDDQLAHYEQKGFLTLPGRMEDTLDAIRGEAETLKTTMAGREELYTEPDSGELRTIFKPHAYSETITRIARDPRILEPVKQILGSDVYVTQSRINRKPAFKGRSFAWHSDFETWHVEDGMRHMRAVTAWIMLTDNHEYNGPLYVIPGSHKHYVSCGGTTEEKNYRKSLKKQVAGVPGRESLQTLLKDHSIEGVYGKAGTLVLHECNILHGSPDNISGDPRALLMFVYNSTENELEAPFSGQAPRPHYLADREPKIL; this is encoded by the coding sequence TTGCTTAAACGATACGACCCCTACCCGTCCCGCACTGGCGACGCCGAACACATCATACCGCGCATCGACCCGGTCATATACGGCGATGGCCAGAGCAACAGTCCGCACGCGCTGTCCGACGACCAACTGGCGCACTATGAACAAAAGGGCTTTCTCACCCTCCCCGGCCGTATGGAGGACACGCTCGACGCCATTCGCGGCGAAGCTGAGACCCTCAAAACCACGATGGCCGGTCGGGAAGAGTTGTACACCGAACCCGACAGCGGTGAGCTGCGCACCATCTTCAAGCCCCACGCCTACAGCGAGACTATCACCCGCATCGCCCGGGACCCGCGCATTCTGGAGCCGGTAAAGCAGATTCTCGGCTCCGATGTGTACGTCACCCAGTCGCGCATCAACCGAAAGCCCGCCTTCAAGGGCCGCTCCTTTGCCTGGCACTCGGATTTTGAAACCTGGCACGTCGAGGACGGCATGCGTCACATGCGGGCCGTTACCGCCTGGATCATGCTCACCGATAACCATGAGTACAACGGCCCGCTGTATGTGATTCCCGGTTCCCACAAACACTATGTGTCCTGCGGCGGCACCACCGAAGAGAAGAACTACCGCAAGTCCCTGAAAAAGCAGGTTGCCGGCGTACCCGGCAGAGAATCGTTACAGACGCTGCTGAAAGACCACAGCATTGAAGGGGTTTATGGCAAAGCCGGCACCCTGGTGCTGCACGAGTGCAACATCCTGCACGGCTCACCGGACAATATTTCCGGCGACCCCCGGGCGTTGTTGATGTTTGTGTACAACAGCACGGAAAACGAGCTGGAAGCGCCTTTTAGCGGACAGGCCCCACGGCCCCATTATCTGGCCGACAGGGAGCCCAAGATCCTGTAA
- the mnmA gene encoding tRNA 2-thiouridine(34) synthase MnmA: protein MTAATKPRVIVGMSGGVDSSVTALILQQQGYQVEGLFMKNWDEDDGTEYCTAKDDLADAQRVADRLGITLHTANFAAEYWDNVFEHFLAEYKAGRTPNPDILCNREIKFKVFIEYAEMLGGELIATGHYVRREDRDGRTHLLKGLDPNKDQSYFLHAVGEAEFARSLFPLGGIEKPQVRRIAEENGLATAKKKDSTGICFIGERRFKDFLQQYLPAQPGTIETPEGQVIGEHAGLMYYTIGQRQGLGIGGVAGASEAPWFVAQKDLERNVLIAVQGEHPLLYNNGLEASQIHWINGKAPAPSFRCMAKTRYRQADQACEVMVEGDRLRIAFDEPQRAITPGQSVVLYDGDVCLGGAVIERAA from the coding sequence ATGACAGCAGCAACCAAACCCCGCGTCATCGTCGGCATGTCCGGCGGCGTCGACTCCTCGGTCACGGCCCTGATCCTGCAGCAGCAAGGCTATCAGGTCGAAGGCCTGTTCATGAAAAACTGGGATGAGGACGACGGCACCGAATACTGCACCGCCAAAGACGATCTGGCGGACGCCCAGCGCGTGGCCGACCGGCTCGGCATCACGCTGCACACCGCCAATTTTGCCGCCGAGTACTGGGACAATGTGTTTGAACACTTTCTGGCCGAGTACAAGGCGGGACGAACCCCCAACCCGGATATCCTGTGCAACCGGGAAATCAAGTTCAAGGTGTTCATCGAATACGCCGAAATGCTCGGTGGCGAGCTGATCGCCACCGGGCACTATGTGCGCCGCGAGGACCGGGACGGACGCACCCACTTGCTCAAGGGCCTGGACCCCAACAAGGACCAGAGTTACTTCCTGCACGCCGTGGGGGAAGCCGAGTTTGCCCGAAGCCTGTTTCCACTGGGTGGCATTGAAAAGCCTCAGGTGCGCCGCATCGCCGAAGAGAACGGCCTGGCGACGGCCAAGAAGAAAGACAGCACCGGCATCTGCTTTATCGGTGAGCGCCGTTTCAAGGACTTTCTGCAGCAGTACCTGCCCGCCCAGCCCGGCACCATCGAGACCCCCGAAGGCCAGGTGATTGGCGAGCATGCCGGCTTGATGTACTACACCATTGGCCAGCGCCAGGGCCTGGGCATCGGCGGCGTGGCCGGCGCCAGCGAAGCACCCTGGTTTGTAGCGCAGAAAGACCTGGAGCGCAATGTGCTGATTGCGGTGCAGGGCGAGCACCCGCTGCTGTATAACAACGGGCTGGAGGCGAGCCAGATTCACTGGATCAACGGCAAGGCCCCGGCCCCCTCTTTCCGCTGCATGGCCAAGACCCGCTACCGCCAGGCGGACCAGGCGTGCGAGGTGATGGTCGAGGGCGACCGGTTGCGTATCGCCTTTGACGAGCCCCAGCGGGCTATCACCCCCGGGCAATCGGTCGTGCTGTACGATGGGGATGTGTGCCTGGGGGGCGCGGTGATTGAGCGGGCGGCATAA
- a CDS encoding NUDIX hydrolase encodes MTWAPHVTVATVVERDGRFLFVFEHAEDRVVYNQPAGHLEPGETLVEAAIRETLEETRWLVKPTALLSISLYNAPANGVTYLRHTFAAEALKEIPEQPLDRGIIEPRWLTRDELLACEAQWRSPMVLDAVDEYLSGKRYPLELLNPRRHN; translated from the coding sequence ATGACCTGGGCACCCCACGTGACCGTGGCCACCGTGGTGGAGCGGGATGGCCGCTTCTTGTTTGTGTTTGAACACGCCGAGGACCGGGTTGTCTACAACCAGCCCGCCGGCCACCTGGAACCCGGGGAAACGCTGGTCGAGGCGGCAATCCGGGAAACCCTCGAGGAAACCCGCTGGCTGGTAAAGCCAACCGCCCTGCTGAGCATCAGCCTGTACAACGCACCGGCCAATGGCGTGACCTATCTGCGTCACACCTTTGCCGCGGAAGCGCTGAAGGAAATTCCCGAGCAGCCACTGGATCGTGGCATCATTGAACCGCGCTGGCTGACCCGGGACGAGCTACTGGCCTGCGAAGCGCAGTGGCGCAGCCCAATGGTCCTGGACGCCGTTGATGAATACCTCAGTGGCAAACGGTATCCACTGGAGCTCCTGAACCCCCGGCGGCACAACTGA
- the hflD gene encoding high frequency lysogenization protein HflD, translating into MTDKLENATIALAGLFQAAGLVEQLAKTGYVPSDPYRCTIESLFAMDPPNTRAVYGNTLANLIPGLEILQATLEPGNQRHKDALRYSLGVLHLQRKLSARKDMLGVLGTRLKQAARQAELFSSTHENVIGNLGDLYKETISTFRFRIQVTGDQGYLQQARIANQVRALLLAGIRSATLWRQVGGSRWQLIFQRKKLAQTVDRLLREAKAELR; encoded by the coding sequence GTGACTGACAAGCTCGAAAACGCCACCATCGCCCTGGCGGGCCTCTTCCAGGCCGCCGGCCTCGTGGAACAACTGGCCAAAACCGGCTACGTCCCCAGCGATCCCTACCGCTGCACCATCGAGAGCCTGTTTGCCATGGACCCGCCCAACACCCGAGCGGTGTACGGGAACACCCTCGCCAACCTTATTCCCGGGCTGGAAATTCTGCAGGCGACGCTGGAGCCCGGGAACCAGCGCCATAAAGACGCCCTGCGCTACAGCCTCGGCGTCCTCCACCTGCAGCGCAAACTGAGTGCCCGGAAAGATATGCTCGGCGTACTGGGCACGCGGCTGAAGCAGGCGGCCCGGCAGGCCGAGCTGTTCTCCAGCACCCACGAAAATGTGATTGGCAACCTCGGCGATCTGTACAAGGAAACCATCAGCACCTTCCGCTTTCGTATTCAGGTGACCGGGGACCAGGGGTATCTGCAGCAGGCCCGCATCGCCAATCAGGTCCGGGCCCTGTTGTTGGCGGGCATCCGTTCGGCCACCTTGTGGCGGCAGGTGGGCGGCAGCCGGTGGCAGTTGATTTTCCAGCGCAAGAAGTTGGCCCAGACGGTTGACCGGTTGTTGCGAGAGGCGAAGGCGGAGTTACGTTGA
- a CDS encoding pectate lyase translates to MIRVIRARLRHWLVAFLTVFPLMALAEGPSRAEIEATMKEATRFMREEVSFRGGYLWSYLPDFSRVWGELEARRTMIWIQPPGTATVGHLYLDALAATGDRYYYEAAQEVANALIWAQHPSGGWNYVADYAGEESLKHWYNTVGKNAWRLEEFQHYYGNATFDDAGTMESAKFLLRLYMTERDPRYRPALERAIQFVLDSQYPIGGWPQRYPLRYEHSKDGQPDYTSFITFNDDVAQENIEFLLLCYQALGRSDLREPVIRAMNSFLVTRMGPPQPGWAMQYTLELEPAGARTYEPKSVSPGTTAANIYQLITFYRLTGETKFLAPIPAALDWLDRVRLPAREQRDGRTHPTFVEIGTGKALHTHRRGSNVSNGEYFVDYNPDNALSHYRSTRHIDVEALRSLYRTVKAMPREEATRGSPLLEPQSADLPRFFTLGNVSVSDLNTRAQEPVDTGDLASDAARLRSALNDEGYWPTPLHFTSNPYIGPAPKTAAEGDFGSRHVGDQWDTSPYRAEEPVMGISTGAFIRNMGVLIRYLEAQSE, encoded by the coding sequence ATGATTCGAGTGATCCGAGCTCGGCTACGGCATTGGCTGGTAGCCTTCCTGACGGTTTTTCCCCTAATGGCCCTGGCCGAGGGGCCCTCCCGCGCTGAAATCGAGGCGACCATGAAAGAGGCCACCCGCTTTATGCGCGAGGAGGTCAGTTTTCGTGGGGGGTATCTCTGGTCCTACCTGCCCGATTTTTCCCGGGTGTGGGGGGAGTTGGAAGCCAGGCGCACCATGATCTGGATTCAGCCTCCGGGGACGGCGACGGTGGGGCACCTTTACCTCGATGCACTGGCAGCCACCGGTGATCGCTATTACTACGAGGCGGCGCAGGAGGTGGCGAATGCCCTGATCTGGGCGCAGCATCCCTCGGGCGGCTGGAACTATGTGGCGGACTACGCCGGCGAAGAGTCCCTGAAGCACTGGTACAACACTGTGGGGAAAAACGCCTGGCGTCTGGAGGAGTTCCAGCATTATTACGGAAACGCCACCTTTGATGATGCCGGCACCATGGAGTCGGCCAAATTTCTCCTGCGGCTGTACATGACTGAGCGTGACCCCCGGTATCGTCCGGCCCTGGAGCGCGCGATCCAGTTTGTTCTCGACAGCCAATACCCGATCGGAGGCTGGCCCCAGCGGTATCCCCTGCGCTACGAGCACTCCAAAGACGGTCAGCCGGACTACACCTCGTTTATCACGTTCAACGATGATGTGGCACAAGAGAACATTGAGTTCCTGCTGTTGTGCTATCAGGCGTTGGGGCGGTCGGATCTGCGCGAGCCGGTGATCCGGGCCATGAACAGCTTCCTGGTCACCCGGATGGGGCCACCCCAACCGGGTTGGGCGATGCAATATACGCTGGAGCTCGAGCCTGCCGGTGCCAGAACCTACGAGCCCAAATCTGTCTCACCGGGCACGACCGCGGCCAATATCTATCAGCTGATCACATTTTACCGGTTGACGGGAGAGACCAAATTCCTGGCTCCCATTCCGGCCGCTCTGGACTGGCTCGACCGGGTGCGCCTGCCGGCGCGTGAGCAGCGGGATGGACGCACACACCCCACCTTCGTGGAGATCGGTACCGGAAAAGCCCTGCACACACACCGGCGGGGCTCCAATGTGAGCAACGGTGAGTATTTTGTCGACTACAACCCGGATAACGCCCTGTCTCACTACCGCTCCACACGTCATATCGATGTTGAGGCGTTGAGGTCACTGTATCGGACGGTTAAAGCCATGCCCCGGGAGGAAGCAACCAGGGGGTCGCCTCTGCTTGAGCCGCAGAGTGCGGATTTGCCCCGGTTTTTCACTTTGGGCAATGTCAGCGTGTCCGATCTCAATACCCGCGCTCAGGAGCCGGTGGATACCGGCGACTTGGCGTCCGATGCGGCCCGGTTGCGCTCGGCCCTGAATGATGAGGGCTACTGGCCGACGCCCCTGCATTTTACGTCCAACCCCTATATCGGGCCGGCGCCGAAGACCGCCGCAGAGGGAGATTTTGGCAGTCGACATGTGGGAGACCAGTGGGATACTTCGCCCTATCGGGCCGAGGAACCCGTCATGGGAATTTCCACGGGGGCGTTTATCAGAAACATGGGGGTGTTGATTCGCTATCTGGAGGCGCAGAGCGAGTGA